The genomic DNA GCGTCTGTTTAgctctatatatatgctcGGTGTTATCATTTCTCGAATGGATAagtttcaaacttgaaatttcAATATACATGCATGTTTGGAATTACGACGCGTTATGAATCACTCTATTCGGACTTCCCGATTCATATTCGAGCTTGCACGAATGTGTCACATTAATTCCTAGAATGTTGAAATTaactctatatattttttgatgaataattaCATTAActatacatgtatatgtattCGTGCATGAATAAAGATTAAGAGAAAACTTAAGTCTCACGAGTTTGTCTACATGGAACTTTATTGATACTCTCAGGAAAAGCTTTGGCTGAGGGCAACAAGTGGTACTACTTTAGCCGGAGGACACAAGACCGGGTAACCGATAACGGGTATTGGAAGCCATTAGGAGTCGACGAGCCAATTGTCACTAGCGCAAACGAGAGAGTTGGAATGAAGAAGTACTTTGTTTTCTACGTTGGGGAGGCTCCGGGAGGTATGAAGACCAACTGGATCATGCATGAGTACCGCCTCTTCAGCGGTGGTGGCCCGAGCACCAGCAGTGGTGGTCGTTCATCAtctaaaagaaaagggaataCGAGGACGGTCTGTATCTATGCCAAACCCCTTTTTGATAATTATACAGTTGCATAATAGCTTAATTCtcatgttttaaaattttcactaatTATGTTACTGTTGTAATTGACGCTTTTGAATGTTTTTCATAGGATTATAGCAAATGGGTTTTGTGCCGGGTCCACGAACGTGATGGCGATGGCGATGCTGGCGACGGCGATGGGACAGATCTCTCGTGCCTAGACGAAGTTTTCTTATCGTTGGACGACCTTGACGAGATAACAAATTAAGGAGATAAGTAGGAAAGAAAAGCTGATAGCGAGGCTAGCcaaggtctctctctctctccccccttccttctctctctataGTCTCTACATTCATTTGCAAATGTACTCAAATTAGAATTATGGTATGTTGATTGGTGAATTCTTGTAGCAACAATCTCATAAAACAAGCTAGAATTCCTAATTAATGCAAAATCTTTATTCATAGTCGGCCAGTTTTCATGTTCATTATTGTTACGGAATTGTGATTCGGGTTGAATTCATGCGCGATCCTCCCACTTGCGAACaacctgcaaaagagaaagatTGAGGTGGTGGTCTGATTTTCCTCTCCGTCATTCAAGTCAACCAAGGTACTCACGAGAGCAGTAATACGTCCCCCCTAGACAGTGGGCGTACGTTGATATTTATACATGATCATGAAAATATTCGTTACCTTATTTAATAGGATTCTCGATATATCGCACGAATATTGTATCTTCTTAAATCAGGGAAGATACTCGGGCTCCACACTGACCCTGGCAAGTCTCGTGCTTCGTTGGGCTTCGCTGAGGTCAGTGGAGCTTTGTCCCTTAATGGGTTTTAGAGGTCCTCAATGGCCCATCAAGTGTCGGGCCCAAAACTCTGTCCCCAACATTGCCTCCCTACTTGGGCACGTGCTCGTCGCATGCTCTAGGATAAGACCGCCACTCGTCGCTATTTGGTTCACGATAACCCATAACAAACACAATGCCACCATACCCCAACTATCAGATCGAGTTCATCTCATTGTCCGGTCGAGGATCGCTCCACATTCATGAACATAGATGCACCCTAGCCGTTAGATCAAAGCTGGGACAGAAACCCTCAACCGTTGGATCACACGGCGTTTTGGCTTCGCAGCTTGTAGCAGTAACGATAAAATTGCTACCCTTACATCGCCTTAGCCAAGCGAACCCTCCGGCTTTCGAGGCCTATAAATACCACTGCCTTTAGCCTTCCATCCTCACTTGCAATCAAAAGTTGAagctattttaattttctttctctcactACTTCTTCAGAGACCATCACTTTCTTCCTTAAACCTCCCTCCATCACTTGCTCAAATGGCCAGAAACAACCCTTCCAAGACTATTGGTGATGCTCCCACCAACACCGATACTGTAAGGACCTTCTCGTCTAGGGCCGAAGGTAGGAAGGTCTTCGAGGTCAATTAGATCTCTCGGGATGAGTTTGTGAGGGCTGTCATTGAGGCAATTGAATATTCTGGATCTTCACGGATAGAGGGATGGCGATATTGGAGTTAAACATAGGGATCCCCATCATCCTCCTCTCCATCTCCGTGAAGCGTTCCTCGATCATCTTGTTGACCTCCTTTGGTGTCAGCAGGGTCAGAGGTGTCACTATGGTCGGAAGCAGCTCCGCAGGCTGGGAAGCACTATTCTCCTTCAACACCTTCTTCTATTTCTCAGGAGACTCCGAGTGGACCGAACTTACAAGACGATTGGTTACGTCTTCCTCCGATCCTGTCATCTCATGCATGATCATCTTGGAGAAAGCATTCTCCCGACGCTTGATTATGGCGTGGACTTATGCCCTAAGAGCCTTGGGAAGGCTGTTGATTACCTGCTCATCCTGATCATGGGCTTGAGGAGGTGGGACCCTACCGGCTGTGCCTGGAGCAATCCTGGGGAGTTGCACATCATTTGAAGGGTGATTCGAATGCCGATCGGCCCTGCTATCTCCAGGGTTCACTCTCGAATTTGCTTGACTTCTGGTCACAAGTATCGTTCTAGCCTTGAAGTGTCCAAACACgaacaagaaccggtaaaAACTTAAACTTTTCGCACGATTTCCATAGAGGGCACCAATGTTACGGACTTGTGATTCGGGCGGAATCCACATGCGATCATTGTGCTCTCGAATAACCTGCAAAAGGGAGATCGGGGTGGTGACTTGATTTTCCTCTCCGATGTTCAAGTCAATCGGGGTACTCACGAGAGCAATAATACTCCCCCCATAGACAATGGATGTACCtagatatttatatatgattatgaAGATATTCGATACCTTATCCAATAGGATTCTCGATATATCGCACGTATATCGTATCTTCTTTAATTTGGAAAGATACTTGGGCTCCACATTGACCCAGGCAAATAGCATGCTTTGCTGGGCCCTTGCCGAGTTCTGCTGAGTCCAACGGAGCTTTGTCCCTTAGTGGGTTTTAGAGGATCTCATGGTCCATCAAGTGTCAAGTCCAAAACTTGATGTCTAACAATTACTAATCGCAATGGTTATGAGATTGAAATGTTGGTCAATAACCGTAAGAAGGAAACCTCCAGCGATTGACTTCCAAAGAAAGTATGTCCCAAGCCCGTGCTTGTCATTGAATCCAGATACCACCTCTCTTGATATTAGTCGGAACTACAAAGTATACGGTACGTGTAATTCTTATCATTGAAAGCCTGTTTTGTTTAGCAGATGAGATAAGATCCCCGATTTCAATTTAGATGAGGTTTAACGTACGGTACTGATAGGATCCGCATAAATTTTGCGGGAGATGATATATGCTCAGACGTGATGATGTAATTCAAAAAAGTGGACCCGATGGAGCAATGTCAGCTCAATCGCATCTATGTGTACAATAGGCACATTGAGAGCAACAACATGCAAATGCCCTTTATACCTTTTGTACTTTATTATATttggatttatttatttaattataaaagtttTTGGGGTCACCAAATGCTTATATACAGCAAAGGTGGTTGCTTAGGGCAGCATAGAGTCATGTGTGATGCAATCACTCGCCCCACCAAGTGCACCACTCGCACGAGCCCCTACTATCTTCCCCACTCCAATGGGTGGACCACTATCGATTGCAAAAGAAATActtcttttttgtttcttctcatcgtgcattttttttttctttttgtttcttatCTATATTTGTCTACGAATAAAAAGACCGATGTAAAAATTACTGTTCCTTAAGCCATGAGTTGGTAGCTCAATTGATAATGCCATGATATTCAAGATTTCAGGTTCAAGTCTAGCTATTAGGAGTGAAACTGGATGCATGGGTATGTTcggatttttaaaaaattttgattccAATTTCTTGGACCGGTTTTTCTAGGCATAAAAACCACTTGAAAATCTTTTGAGAATAAAAACCGACCACTCACGGTTCGATTTTTTCAGATGATTTTCTCAGGTCCCgaatatgaaaaaagaaacttttacgcccaaattttttttcagaaaacaTAACTAAGTATGAGATACAGAATAAAGCCTTAAAAATAGAGTAAAATGTATGTATAagtaatatattaaatttcgGGTGGATCGGTACTGGTGTATTTTGGTCAGGGCCTCTTATTTTCGGTTCGATCTTGTTTGGCTCTAAAAACTACCCTAAAATCATATAGGTGGAGAGAAACCCAAAGTTAAAAGGTCGGGTATGTTCGGGTTTTCggtttttttgggttttttcTTATACTCCTACTAGCTACTTGGAGACTTGAGAGCAATTAGGGAGAAAGTCCCTCTATTTATTGCGCAGTCCGATTGCAGCACTACTACTTTGATTGTAGTTGCTTCTACCAAGTCTCATTGGGGTCGCAATAACGAGCACAAACCTTTGGATCCTTATGTAATTATGGCTCAAATTGAACACTTTGCAGCAGGGTTCAGGCTACTATGATTACATCATGTGGGGGTTGGTACGCAATTTTCCCTCCCTTGACTCCTTTTGCTcatcagaaaaaagaaaattt from Punica granatum isolate Tunisia-2019 chromosome 2, ASM765513v2, whole genome shotgun sequence includes the following:
- the LOC116194533 gene encoding NAC domain-containing protein 104; translation: MGDNNVNLPPGFRFYPTDEELVVHFLHRKAALLPCHPDVIPDLDLYPYDPWELEGKALAEGNKWYYFSRRTQDRVTDNGYWKPLGVDEPIVTSANERVGMKKYFVFYVGEAPGGMKTNWIMHEYRLFSGGGPSTSSGGRSSSKRKGNTRTDYSKWVLCRVHERDGDGDAGDGDGTDLSCLDEVFLSLDDLDEITN